The region CCCTGCCTTCTCAAATGCCTCCATCTTTTATACAATATATGCAAGGCCCATGGCCAAGCATGACAACATTGGCAGGCGGCAATGGATACGAGGGGGGATGGGGGATGGATGAAAGCCGGAAGCTGCGCGAACAGCTCATGCCGGCGCTCGAGTCGAAGTGCGATGAGTTTCGTCTTCTCGGCTATACGCAAGTGACGATGGACGGGCTGTGGGAATGTTTATGTTCCCGCAAGTGGAAGCATCGGCCGGCGGAAAAAAGGCTGCATGAGTTGGTCAGCGACATTTTCTCTCTTTCGGCGGGCGAGTATATGACATTTTTGACGATGCGTTCGTATAAACAACAGGCGGCCGGCGATGATGAGTTGAAGCGGGTTTTAAAGGAATTGTTATAGTGGAAAATTGACACTTGCCGGCTGCTGTTTCATAATGGAAGGCGAGGCCAATGTTTTGCTTGGCGCTGCGGCGGACGGCGCCGAAGCAAGTTGAAGGAGGATCTTAAGGAGAATGGTAAAACGAAGCCGCATCGTCGCCTTTTTTCTGCTCCTGCTTTTGTTTGCTGGAGTGATGGGGCCGACGATTCGAGGAATTGTACATAACATCAAACTGGGCCTTGACTTGCAAGGCGGTTTTGAAGTGCTGTATGAAGTGAAGCCGGCCAAAAAAGGCGATAAGATCGACCAAGAGACGCTGCAAAGCACTGTCAGCGCGCTGAATAAACGGATCAACGTCCTTGGCGTCAGCGAGCCGCGGGTGGACATTGAAGGAGGAAACCGCATCCGCGTCCAGCTCGCCGGGGTGAAAGACCAAAATGAGGCGCGCGAAATTTTGTCCACACAGGCGAAATTGACGTTCCGCGACGTCAATGACAACGTGCTCATGGACGGGAGCGATCTCGTCCAAGGCGGAGCAAAGCTGTCGTTTGATGAAAACGGCCGACCGAGCGTCGCTCTGAAATTGAAAGACGCCGACAAGTTCCGCCAAGTGACGGAAAAAGTATATAAAATGGGGCCGCCCAACAACATTTTAGTCATTTGGCTCGATTTTAAAGAAGGGGTGGACTCCTACCGGAAAGAGGCGGGCAAAGCCGATCCGAAATTTATTTCCGCCGCTTCGGTCAATCAAGTGTTCAATCAGACGGATGTGTCGATCGTCGGCAATTTTACGGTCAAAGAAGCGCAACAGCTGGCTGATTTGCTCAATGCCGGCGCGCTGCCGGTCGAGCTGCATGAAATTTATTCGACGTCCGTCGGCGCTCAGTTTGGGAAAAACGCCCTGCAAAAAACGGTGTTGGCCGGCATCATCGGCGTGGCGGCGATCTTCTTGTTCATGATTTGGTTTTACCGGCTTCCTGGGATCATCGCCGTCATTACGCTGTCGGTATACATTTATTTGATTTTGCTTTTGTTTGATTGGATGAACGTCGTGATGACGCTGCCGGGCATTGCTGCCCTTATTTTAGGGGTTGGGATGGCGGTCGATGCCAACATTATTACGTACGAACGGATCAAAGAGGAGCTGAAGCTCGGCAAGTCAATGCTGTCGGCGTTCCGCGCCGGCAAACGCGGGTCGTTTGCGACGATTTTTGACGCCAACCTTACGACGATCATCGCCGGCGCTGTCCTCTTTATTTATGGGACAAGCTCGGTGAAAGGATTTGCGACGACGCTCATCATCAGCATCATCGTCAGCTTTCTCACTGCCGTTTACGGCACGCGGCTGCTGCTCGGCCTGCTTGTGTCAAGCCGGTGGTTCGATAAAAAGCCAGAGTGGTTTGGCGTCAAGAAATCGGAAATCTTAAACATTGCCGAAACGACCGAGGAAACGGAAGTGCCGACAAAATTTGACCGCTGGGATTTTGTCAAACATAGCAAAAAGTTTTTCGTTTTCTCTGGCGCATTGACGATCGCCGGCGTCATCTCGTTGTTTGCGATGGGGTTGAATCTTGGCATCGATTTCACTAGTGGCACGCGCGTTGAGGTGACGAGCAGCCAGCCGATTGACGCCAAAGAACTGAGCGGTTATTTCGAGCGGCTCGGCTACAAGCCGGAAGGTGTCGTCCTGTCCGGCACGGACGGGAAAACAGGCGTCGTCCGCTTGATTGGCGTGCTCGATAAGCAAGAAATTGCCAAGTTGAAAAACGAATTGAAGCAAGCGTATGGCAACGAACCAAACATCAGCACCGTCTCGCCGGTCGTCGGCAAGCAGCTTGCCCGCAATGCGCTCATCGCTGTGCTTATTTCATCGATCGGCATCATTCTTTACGTGACGATCCGCTTTGAGTGGCGGATGGCGTTGGCAGCGATCGTCGCCCTGTTGCATGACGCCTTTTTCATTGTCACGGTGTTCAGCTTGACGCGTCTTGAAGTCGATTTGACATTCATCGCCGCGGTGCTGACGATCATCGGGTACTCGATCAACGATACGATCGTCACGTTTGACCGCATCCGGGATTTGATGAAAAAGCGGAAAGTGAAAACGGTCGACGACTTGAAGCATATCGTCAACCGGGCGTTGCAGCAAACATTTACGCGCTCGGTCAACACCGTATTGACCGTCTTGTTTACAGTCATCGCGTTGCTCATCTTTGGCAGCGAAGCGATCCGCAATTTCAACCTCGCTTTGCTCGTTGGACTTGTGTGCGGCGTCTATTCGTCGCTTTGCATCGCTTCTCAGCTTTGGGTCGTTTGGAAGGGACAGGAGTTCAAAAAAGGGAAAGGAGCCAAAAAAGCGGCGGCCGAGGCCGAACCACAGGTGTAACAGCGCGCCGGAAAAGTGTGAATGTGCTTTTCCGGCGCCTTTTTGTTCGGTGCAATGCTCGGGGCGGAAAATGGATACACTAACCGTCAGATGCAATATAGGCAGCGCGTGAGGCTGC is a window of Geobacillus kaustophilus DNA encoding:
- a CDS encoding post-transcriptional regulator; amino-acid sequence: MDESRKLREQLMPALESKCDEFRLLGYTQVTMDGLWECLCSRKWKHRPAEKRLHELVSDIFSLSAGEYMTFLTMRSYKQQAAGDDELKRVLKELL
- the secDF gene encoding protein translocase subunit SecDF, whose protein sequence is MVKRSRIVAFFLLLLLFAGVMGPTIRGIVHNIKLGLDLQGGFEVLYEVKPAKKGDKIDQETLQSTVSALNKRINVLGVSEPRVDIEGGNRIRVQLAGVKDQNEAREILSTQAKLTFRDVNDNVLMDGSDLVQGGAKLSFDENGRPSVALKLKDADKFRQVTEKVYKMGPPNNILVIWLDFKEGVDSYRKEAGKADPKFISAASVNQVFNQTDVSIVGNFTVKEAQQLADLLNAGALPVELHEIYSTSVGAQFGKNALQKTVLAGIIGVAAIFLFMIWFYRLPGIIAVITLSVYIYLILLLFDWMNVVMTLPGIAALILGVGMAVDANIITYERIKEELKLGKSMLSAFRAGKRGSFATIFDANLTTIIAGAVLFIYGTSSVKGFATTLIISIIVSFLTAVYGTRLLLGLLVSSRWFDKKPEWFGVKKSEILNIAETTEETEVPTKFDRWDFVKHSKKFFVFSGALTIAGVISLFAMGLNLGIDFTSGTRVEVTSSQPIDAKELSGYFERLGYKPEGVVLSGTDGKTGVVRLIGVLDKQEIAKLKNELKQAYGNEPNISTVSPVVGKQLARNALIAVLISSIGIILYVTIRFEWRMALAAIVALLHDAFFIVTVFSLTRLEVDLTFIAAVLTIIGYSINDTIVTFDRIRDLMKKRKVKTVDDLKHIVNRALQQTFTRSVNTVLTVLFTVIALLIFGSEAIRNFNLALLVGLVCGVYSSLCIASQLWVVWKGQEFKKGKGAKKAAAEAEPQV